One Ostrinia nubilalis chromosome 4, ilOstNubi1.1, whole genome shotgun sequence DNA window includes the following coding sequences:
- the LOC135088483 gene encoding proton-coupled folate transporter-like: protein MADVKKEAERIEENPLNRNAPEENGKKTFRQKLQNVRSNVTVEPMLGGLIIPSVLSRFAMGNLNLDKACRVNLQFGDEVCDALIKKTSTNYSSYEKEVQALIASIDIWKGIIHTALPCIIIMFLGAWSDRTGKRKICILLPVIGELLTSINNLVNVYFFYEIPVQVTVFLETLFPAITGGWVTMFLGVFSYISDITTEESRTFRVGLVNFCMTAGIPIGFALSGIFLSRFGYYGTFSMTAVMFTIALLYGFICLKEPDVLLKEQGLPPIERKANSDVSFFDTTHVLETIGVAYRRRPSNRRIRLILTLLTVFILYGPAMSEHTVFYLFVRNRLNWDMVKYGLFASYSIVLHSFGAMFSITVLSRRLQVDDSVLCIISIISKFVGSVWTAFVRTDMEMYLVPIAEIMNATTFTSLRSIISKLVEKQETAKVNSLFSLTETVAALLFHPFYSWTYMRTLNVFSGTVFIISAILVIPALCIVTTFYVQQKITQKKSRKKALEEEEKKESELKKAGPLEFQPSKVATE, encoded by the exons ATGGCCGACGTGAAAAAGGAAGCTGAGCGAATAGAGGAGAATCCGTTGAACAGGAATGCTCCAGAAGAAAACGGAAAAAAGACGTTCAGGCAAAAGCTGCAAAATGTGAGGAGCAATGTGACCGTCGAGCCGATGCTGGGAGGGCTCATTATACCCAGCGTTTTGTCCAGGTTTGCTATGGGGAATCTCAATCTCGACAAAGCGTGCCGGGTCAACCTGCAGTTCGGAGACGAAGTCTGTGACGCTTTGATCAAAAAAACAAGTACGAACTATTCTTCTTACGAAAAAGAAGTCCAGGCACTAATCGCATCCATTGATATATGGAAGGGGATCATACACACAGCCTTGCCATGTATCATCATAATGTTTTTGGGAGCTTGGAGCGACAGGACGGGCAAACGGAAAATCTGCATCTTGCTGCCCGTGATTGGAGAACTTTTGACGTCCATAAACAATTTGGTAAACGTGTACTTCTTTTACGAAATTCCAGTGCAAGTGACTGTGTTCCTAGAGACGTTGTTCCCCGCTATCACTGGTGGGTGGGTGACTATGTTCCTTGGTGTTTTTAGCTATATAAGTGACATTACTACTGAAGAGTCCAGGACATTTAGAGTTGGTCTCGTGAACTTCTGCATGACCGCTGGGATACCGATCGGGTTTGCCTTGAGTGGGATTTTCCTGAGCAGATTCGGATACTACGGGACGTTCTCAATGACTGCTGTGATGTTCACGATTGCTCTATTGTATGGATTCATATGCTTAAAAGAACCCGACGTGTTATTGAAAGAACAAGGATTACCGCCT ATAGAACGCAAGGCCAACTCAGATGTGTCCTTCTTCGACACGACCCACGTGCTGGAGACCATCGGCGTGGCCTACCGCCGTCGGCCGTCCAACAGGAGGATACGGCTGATACTCACTCTGCTAACAGTCTTCATACTTTATGGACCTGCCATGT CCGAACACACAGTGTTCTACCTATTCGTGCGGAATCGACTGAACTGGGACATGGTGAAATACGGCCTTTTTGCTTCCTATTCCATCGTCCTACATTCCTTTG GTGCCATGTTCTCCATCACGGTGCTGAGCAGGCGGCTACAGGTGGATGACTCGGTGCTGTGCATCATCTCCATCATCAGCAAGTTCGTCGGCTCCGTCTGGACGGCGTTTGTGAGGACTGACATGGAAATGTACTTAG tacCAATCGCCGAAATCATGAACGCGACAACGTTTACTTCGCTACGGTCAATCATCTCGAAATTGGTCGAGAAACAGGAAACAG CCAAGGTGAACTCTCTCTTCTCCCTGACGGAGACAGTCGCAGCTCTGCTCTTCCATCCCTTCTACTCCTGGACCTACATGAGGACACTGAACGTCTTCTCAGGAACAGTCTTCATTATCAGCGCCATCCTCGTGATACCAGCTCTTTGTATTGTAAC AACCTTCTACGTACAGCAGAAGATAACACAAAAGAAGTCCAGAAAAAAGGCATTGGAAGAAGAAGAGAAAAAAGAGTCTGAATTGAAAAAGGCTGGACCTCTTGAATTCCAGCCTTCCAAAGTAGCCACAgaataa
- the LOC135088486 gene encoding lysosomal proton-coupled steroid conjugate and bile acid symporter SLC46A3-like, whose product MANRNESEEFTEKDPLQKNTGEKLETGHVEIIKSQTFCEKCRYIFNNITFEPTMVMFTIAWMIVMTTTQNLSLEKACRVNLNFTDEICTSLRSQSADSQNEYERETQKLLATVVSRRTYIGATAPAALAIFVGSYSDITGRRRFFVLMPLIGQMLASVSNIINTYFFYELSLEVLVFSEAFFEGFSGGWCVCFTTIFSYMAVITSKEDRTFRLGIVNFCFTVGIPIGIGVSGVLLKNLGFFGCYIAVICMQAVNCFYTLFFVKDPIRTPEQKKHDGQGVRYFFRTFFDLSNIKETVKVVFKNGPNRRRLRMCVLMVIVTFLFGPVFGELSVMYMSTRYRFNWDEVKYSLFQAYNFITHTIGTVFSITVFSKYLQWHDSMLGIISTVSKIAASFVYCFAPNETIFFIGPMVEILNGTSMLALRSIFSKLVAADEIGKVNSLIGLTETLMPLAYVPLYTQVYTATMEVLPGAVFLLGAAMTLPAVVVFIWLFVEHRRGLRKKPVIENGTEVPLKQM is encoded by the exons ATGGCTAACAGAAATGAATCGGAAGAATTCACAGAAAAAGACCCACTGCAAAAAAACACAGGGGAGAAACTCGAAACGGGTCATGTGGAAATAATTAAGAGCCAAACTTTTTGTGAAAAATGCCGCTACATATTTAATAATATAACATTCGAACCGACCATGGTTATGTTCACAATCGCTTGGATGATCGTGATGACGACCACACAAAATTTGAGTTTAGAAAAAGCTTGTCGTGTCAATTTGAATTTCACAGATGAAATATGCACGTCTCTCAGATCACAAAGTGCTGACAGTCAAAACGAGTACGAAAGGGAAACCCAGAAGTTGCTGGCGACTGTTGTGAGCAGAAGAACATACATAGGGGCCACTGCACCGGCTGCTCTGGCCATTTTTGTCGGATCTTACTCGGACATTACTGGCCGCAGGAGATTCTTCGTTCTTATGCCTTTAATTGGCCAAATGCTCGCATCTGTCAGCAACATTATTAACACTTACTTTTTTTATGAACTCTCGTTGGAAGTGCTAGTTTTTAGTGAAGCTTTCTTTGAGGGCTTCAGTGGGGGGTGGTGCGTTTGTTTTACCACAATCTTCTCTTACATGGCCGTTATCACGTCAAAAGAAGACAGGACTTTTCGCCTTGGCATCGTGAACTTTTGTTTCACCGTAGGAATACCCATCGGAATTGGAGTCAGTGGAGTGTTGTTGAAAAACTTAGGGTTCTTCGGGTGTTACATAGCCGTGATATGTATGCAGGCTGTAAACTGTTTTTATACGTTATTTTTTGTGAAAGATCCGATAAGAACGCCGGAGCAGAAAAAG CACGACGGGCAGGGCGTCCGCTACTTCTTCAGAACGTTCTTCGACTTGTCCAACATTAAGGAAACTGTCAAAGTGGTATTCAAAAATGGACCTAACAGACGTCGGCTGAGGATGTGTGTGCTGATGGTGATAGTCACCTTCTTGTTTGGACCTGTGTTTG GTGAATTGTCTGTCATGTACATGTCTACACGGTACCGATTCAACTGGGACGAAGTTAAATACAGCCTCTTCCAAGCATACAACTTTATTACACATACAATTG GTACGGTATTCTCCATCACGGTGTTCAGCAAATACCTCCAATGGCACGACTCCATGCTGGGCATCATCTCCACCGTCAGCAAGATTGCAGCTTCTTTCGTCTACTGCTTTGCTCCTAACGAGACAATCTTCTTTATTG gtccAATGGTTGAAATACTGAACGGCACATCGATGTTAGCTTTGCGATCGATATTCTCGAAATTGGTAGCTGCAGACGAGATAG GAAAAGTGAACTCTTTAATCGGTCTAACAGAGACCCTAATGCCGTTGGCTTATGTTCCTCTGTACACACAAGTGTATACAGCGACGATGGAAGTGCTGCCTGGTGCTGTGTTCCTGCTAGGAGCAGCCATGACCTTACCAGCTGTAGTGGTGTTTAT